The genome window GAGAATAACTGGTTTATTGAAACTCATTCTCTTATAGCTGGAATTAACTTGACTTGGATGGATGTTGTTTGTGAATTTATATTCTCTAAGTGAAGGGTGTTTGTGATACCATTGTATATTTGTATATGTTACAGGGTTGGATTGCTAGCATTTCACCTGACATTAGTAAATAATCCTCAAGATGCTCTAGTAGTGTGGGCATTTGCTTCTGTTCTATATCATGGGGAGTGGGAAAAAGGTATTAAATTTGCCAAAGAACATGCAAAAATGTATGTTAATTTTGCACCTGAAATAAGGACGTCCAGTATATACAAATCAGATGAAGAAATTGCAAAAGCAGTCACTAAATTGGCATCTTTGGTGATGCACTCCATACCTGCTCTGGTTGAGAGCAACAGTCTTCTTCAATCCATGTCTAGATACCCATCTTTTCCACAATCTGACATGGTAAGTAAATCTATTTTGGTAAGTTGCAACAGGATCTGGTTCTGTTCTAATTGACTGTATTATTCAATCGTGCCATAGTTAGGGTTTATGATACATCCTTGTTTCTAGTTATACCTTGTTAACTGTTAATTATTTTGGGCTCTGAAATTAAAGTAGTTCTGATATCATGTAAAGAAACAATAATAGAAAATTCAATTCCAGTGTGGCTAATCATAAAACATGACTATATACGACGTCACTAAATGAATGGATACTACATGGACAGGTATAATTAACTGGACGTAATTCACAAATATGACAGCTTATGTGCTCCAAAGCATACTACTTCTATGACCTCAGTTCaaaggttttagttttaggcaGTTTCCTTGCTTTTAATCGAGATAATCTGGTGATGGGCTAGTAGTACCATATGCATTATAAttctatcataatttttaatcagaGGCTGGATGTGTCAATCCTTTGGGCCATTCTTTACTCAAATTGTCATCTCGTGCATCAAATTTCATGGgttctttttattaaatttttattttaggcaTAAAAGGATAGAGTTAGTGTTCAGTCTGAAGTTACCAATTTTAGACAGAAATCTTCCTTTggttccctttcccttataacAAGGTCAAGGGATGGGAAAGGGttataaacaaaatttgaaaatatcaaTGTCCAAAAATGGAAACTTTGGAATGTTGTTGGTTTCCCACAATAGTGTTTCTGATGATCTCTGGATTTCAGCTTTGAAGAAAATGTTTCTGCTGTATTTTGAAAACTCATTTGGTACCTTATTTTTTCACTGTTTCATTTTCAAATGATATTGTAAAGTTAGAAAATGAGAAAACTTTATCCAATAAAGCTTCATTTCATGGTGTGTGACATTTACTCTATTTGCATTTCCTTAAGTGACTTGTTAATGAAAATGTAGCTTGGGAAAATAGAAAGCATtatgcatttttcttttgatgaagAAATAAAGATTTGAATGTAAGTGGCCATCAGTCAATGGACATCATGTAGCTTATTGGAAATTGGAACAAGGTAGTAGATAATTTGGTATTTCTACTGAGATATTATCCTTTTCTGCCCTATTACCAAACTGGTATAGAACCTGATTATAAAGTTGTCTCCATAGGTTTGGTCAAGCCATCTTTTACCTCTCTGTAAATCAACCATTATATCCTTTTGAAGATGTTATTCTGTGGTAATTCACAAGGCTCCAATCCAACTGAATCTTTTTGGATTTCAGATATTTGTACCCAAGAAAGCAGGGAAACTTGCTTCTGCGATTTTCAAAATGCTGGCCAGTGATGTTGAATTTTACAAgactgaaagaagaaaaaattcaaagatAAATTATGGCATGCTTGGGAAGGGACACCTTTCAGAGATTGCATTTGTTTTGGGCAAAATTGTTCTTGAAACTATGAGTAGTGGAACTGTTGGGGATGGGGAGGATTCTGAAGCTGGACAATGCCACCTTAAGACTGAGGGAACCAAAGAAATTGCTCAATCGCAACTTCCAGATCTAGTAAACCATGAAGTGGCGGCAATGAATGGTGAAGGACACCTTTTATCAATACCAAATTCAGAATGTAGGCAAGGAAAAAGCAAGAAACGGAAATTGGTTAAGAATAGATGCATtgcaaagaagaaaatgagCTCCGGGAACCAAGAATTATCTGAGAAATTTGAATACAAGGAAAATAAAGAGGAGCAACAGAAGCTAGTTAAGTTAAGCCAGAAGGTTGATATGTCTACAGAGGATTCTTTgcccaaaaagaaaaatgatcacAGAAAACAGTTGATAAGTGATAGGAAGAAAATCACCAGTGCCAATAAAAGTTTTCTACACCAAGCTAAGCATATGAAGACGGATGAAGACAGCACATGCATGCCATCACAATCTACGGTATCCGAGAATCATCAGGTGATAGCTAACAGCAACATAGACGTGAATGCAAAAACAACAAATGAGTCGAacttaaagaagaagaaaaagggttTATCACTAGTTGAAATGTTTAAAGGGAAATAAAGACAGAAACCACGTGAAAAACTAGCAAAGTAAGTCTCCACTCCCCGTCTCTGAGTGACGGATAACAATTTTTGGTAGCAGCAGATGTTTTATTTCCTAGCATAGttcagagacaaaaaaaaaaaaaaaaggaagcactagAAACAGAGTTTAGCTTCCTACTTCTCTTTTCCCCTTAAAACTGCATTCAGTTCCTCTAGATTGATCTtatgcttatattttttaaggctCTCTTGGGTCTATATCATTATTGTCTCCATTGGGAGATTTCCTTTCCCTCCACCGTTTATTGTGACAAAATCCGAGGGAAGCTTTTATTGGATATGTGTATGATTGTATGAAATATAACGCAATAGGATGGGAGTCGAACAAAACAATACTATATGGTTGGTTACATGATTCATTATGTAAATTAATTCCAAAGGATGTAAACCTATAACGAGATGGAAGTGGCGCTGGGACGAATGAAAATCACATTGTGTATGTTGTTTGGTGGCTTGAATAGTGAGAAATACTTGCACTTGCTTTTAGGTATCAACTATTTAACTAGttgaagataaaaatttatGGCCCAAACAAATATTAATGAATGTAATGTAAAATGTCCTCTTATCTTGTTAACGCGATGAGCTCTAGAGACCATCTTTTACTATTAatgttcttttaattaaaatcaatattttatttaacccACAACGTATGAAACAAGTTGTCATGCTTTGGGTCCTTTAAGCATATAATTGCTGTTCGATTCCTGATGTGAATAGAATAacgttttattttaatagtaattatcaagataaaactaatcaaaatgaaatactgattttcaataaagaacaattcaataatatttatgatattatatctaagttttgtttctatttttttaatctatctcTATTTTTGTCTCATAGGCGTTATCAATTGTTTCTGGTATTATCTACTATCAATTGTTTCTAGTATTGTCTATCGAGATATGTCATATTTGTAATTGTAACAGCTATATTTCCATGTTGTTAGATCCTTATGTTTTTGTAAATTCTCTTGTATCCTTTTGCTTTTAGTGGTTAGTTTGCTTTTAACCTCcaacttcatttttattctttttttttggtacgTGTTGTTGGGATTCATATCGGATCTCAATTAATGAGTTAGTAgagtttttaaaagaataaaatcttTTCGATGTCTAttctttatagtttttttatggtattctttatagtttatatacaaagcttaaatttaattaatttatttaataaaaaatgagtttcttgCTACTCAAATAATATGGCATTAGTTTGATTTATGCTCTTTTATTATGATTATCTATTTTAAActttgagggcgagccctggtgcagcggtaaagttgtgccttggtgacttgttggtcatggtttcgaatccggaaacagtttctttgcatatgcaagggtaaggctgtgtggcaatggggtacgaacgAAACATCCATAAAGTGGTTGTTGATATTTGCGCAAATTTATACTGTTTGACTTTTtgaagaatatttaaaattttaatttaatggaGAGAAATAGGCAATTTGATTAAAGTAGGACAAAATTATAAACgaataaatgaaaatgagtTATGTATTAAAATGAGATTGTTTTTGTCTTGACATGACACGTGGAGGGATTATGATATGGGAGaaagtgtctttttttttaaaataatgtgttATGTAAATGACATTAGTGTACATGAAGACTTATgcgaaaatttaaaaatttaaatgaaatgaataaaaattaaatgatattaaaaaataaaatcattaaataaataaaattaaattaaaaatataaataactaaataaaattaaatgaaatattaattaaaattaaaattagtaaataaaattaagttactTCGAACcttttatgcaatttttttcataaatatcaaa of Glycine soja cultivar W05 chromosome 1, ASM419377v2, whole genome shotgun sequence contains these proteins:
- the LOC114419272 gene encoding uncharacterized protein LOC114419272 isoform X2, with the protein product MEVRAQFRGLARAEVVGRRFPICLVHIKGSVVEVTSFETVARTSNRKEQFLYSLLPKCSNKKDLFRCKNSLRRDFTINSLFYDPFANKIYDYTDGMADLRSLKLETVIPAQMSFKEDPGRILRGFRIAARLGLSLSRETEAAMWKYSSLVKSLDKNKIMIELNYMLSYGAAEPSLHLLWKFKLLEFLLPVHAAYLDEQAIKEDAPASNMLMKLFFYLDNLVACDRPCDCTLWVGLLAFHLTLVNNPQDALVVWAFASVLYHGEWEKGIKFAKEHAKMYVNFAPEIRTSSIYKSDEEIAKAVTKLASLVMHSIPALVESNSLLQSMSRYPSFPQSDMIFVPKKAGKLASAIFKMLASDVEFYKTERRKNSKINYGMLGKGHLSEIAFVLGKIVLETMSSGTVGDGEDSEAGQCHLKTEGTKEIAQSQLPDLVNHEVAAMNGEGHLLSIPNSECRQGKSKKRKLVKNRCIAKKKMSSGNQELSEKFEYKENKEEQQKLVKLSQKVDMSTEDSLPKKKNDHRKQLISDRKKITSANKSFLHQAKHMKTDEDSTCMPSQSTVSENHQVIANSNIDVNAKTTNESNLKKKKKGLSLVEMFKGK
- the LOC114419272 gene encoding uncharacterized protein LOC114419272 isoform X1, with product MNHNKRGVLTRLKTLVNSHSQGFHSPAPKRPKQDPSSTENDLDYSVCRGRIDVSKWKTLDAEELGITSSMISYPSQFVLKLLRRKGFESYLVGGCVRDLLLNRTPKDFDVITTAKLMEVRAQFRGLARAEVVGRRFPICLVHIKGSVVEVTSFETVARTSNRKEQFLYSLLPKCSNKKDLFRCKNSLRRDFTINSLFYDPFANKIYDYTDGMADLRSLKLETVIPAQMSFKEDPGRILRGFRIAARLGLSLSRETEAAMWKYSSLVKSLDKNKIMIELNYMLSYGAAEPSLHLLWKFKLLEFLLPVHAAYLDEQAIKEDAPASNMLMKLFFYLDNLVACDRPCDCTLWVGLLAFHLTLVNNPQDALVVWAFASVLYHGEWEKGIKFAKEHAKMYVNFAPEIRTSSIYKSDEEIAKAVTKLASLVMHSIPALVESNSLLQSMSRYPSFPQSDMIFVPKKAGKLASAIFKMLASDVEFYKTERRKNSKINYGMLGKGHLSEIAFVLGKIVLETMSSGTVGDGEDSEAGQCHLKTEGTKEIAQSQLPDLVNHEVAAMNGEGHLLSIPNSECRQGKSKKRKLVKNRCIAKKKMSSGNQELSEKFEYKENKEEQQKLVKLSQKVDMSTEDSLPKKKNDHRKQLISDRKKITSANKSFLHQAKHMKTDEDSTCMPSQSTVSENHQVIANSNIDVNAKTTNESNLKKKKKGLSLVEMFKGK